DNA from Dethiosulfovibrio peptidovorans:
GGCTCCTTTGGCCCTGGAGCGGGAGTTTCCCAACCCCGAGACGGTCGCTACGGCGATCAGGATCGGGCGTCCGGTTAACGGAGACAAAGCCAGACGTGCTGTTGCTGACAGTGGAGGATTTTTTCTGGCGGTCGACGACGATGAGATCCTGGAGGCGCAGCAACTTCTGGCGAGCTCGGACGGTGTCTTCGCCGAGCCGGCTTCCTGTTCTGGCCTGGCAGGGCTTCTGCGACTTCAATCTCAGGGCGAACTTCCTGAGAAGCTGAAAGTCGTCATGGTCCTTACGGGCAACGGTTTGAAGGATCCCGATGCGCCTCTCTCCCGGATAAAACCTCCCAAACCGCTCCCCGCTGACTGGGGGATCCTTCGGGAACGTTTTTCGTCATGATCTCCGTTCGGGTTCCGGCCACCAGCGCAAACCTGGGATCGGGGTATGACGTCGCGGGACTTGCCCTGACGTTTTACAACGAGTTTCACATCCGGGAGACCCTCCCAGTTGGCTCCTATCGTCTTGAGATCGTTGGAGAGGGGGCCAAGGAAGCTCAAAACCCCAGAACGAACGGGGTTATCCTGGGGTATGAGGCTGCCTGTCGTGAGTGGGGCATGACCCCACCGGGACTGGATCTCCTGAGCCTGAACTCCATCCCGTTCTGTCGGGGCCTGGGAAGCTCGTCGTCAGCGATCGTCGGGGGGGTCATGCTGGCTAACGAGCTTCGGGATATTCCCGTGCCCAAAGAGGATCTCCTGCCCATTATGGTCGCCCTGGAGGGGCACCCCGACAACGTGGTTCCTTGCTGTCTTGGGGGAATGGTGATCAGCTGTTGGGATGGGGCGAACCTTCGATACGTTCGTTTCCCTCGGGAGAGCTCTTCACCTGCCGTTGTGGTGGCCGTTCCCGATGTTCGAGTGCCCACCCCTCAGGCACGGACAGCTCTCCCCAGGACGGTGTCCATGGAGGACGCTGTGTTTAATCTTGGGCGCTCGGCCCTCCTGGCGGCTTCCTGGGGCACTGGACAATGGGATAATCTCTCATGGGCCATGGAGGATCGCCTGCATCAGCCTTTTCGCTCCGAGCTCTTCCCCGGTGGTCGTGAGATTCTGGAGGTCCTTCGGGAGAGCCCCGAGTGTGATGGGGTTGCCATCAGCGGTTCTGGCTCGACCATGCTGGCGTTTACCAGACAGTCGCCCGAAACCATCGCTCAATCCATGCGCCGTATCTTTGCCGAAGCTGGGGTCCAGTCCCGATTTTTCGTCCTGGACGTGGACGACGATGGGGCAGTGATCGACCGAATGTCGCCATGATAGCTTTGGATCATCTCCCGTATCAGGATGATCCTTACGAAGGCACTTTTGTTTTTGAGCTCACGACGGAAGATACATCGATATAATTTAGTCATTCTGTCGTGTGTGTGTTGAGTCGTAGTTCTTAGCATGACGTAGTCTTGGCTGAAACTATGTTGTAAATATAATTTCATCGTGATCCGAGAGGATGATAAGAGTGAAGATCTGTTATATGGATGGCGTTTTTATGCCTTTTGATCAAGCGGTTCTCCCCGCATCGGATCACATCATCCTTCGGGGGATCGGTGTCTTTGACTTGGTCAGGACCTACGACCGTCGTCCCATGATGATGACGTATCACCTGGAGCGACTTCAGCGGTCCGCTCTGGCCTTGGGAATTCAGAAATCCATGAGCCTTGAGGTCATGAAATCCATCGTTCGGGATGGTATTGCTCGTGTGGACGGAACCGGGGAGGTCCTGGCCTGTTTCTACATCACCGGTGGCGATCGATTTGTCGATGGCTGCAGCTTCCCGCAGCCTCGACACTTCGTGACTTTTGAGGAGCTGTCCCTTCCCGATGAGAAGCTCTATGCTCAGGGAGTTCGGCTTTTTCCTCTGGATCGGGAGCGACTCATGCCCTCGGCCAAGAGCATCGACTACAGCGCTGCCCTGGCGAAAAATAGCGCAGATCCCAAAGCCCTGGAAGTCCTGTACTGTCCTGGAGGCATGATCACCGAGGCTGGACATAGCAGCTTTTTTCTGGTTAAGGACGATATCGTGATTACAGCACCGGACGATCAGGTCCTTGCCGGGACGACCCGATCTCTCATCATCCAGCTTCTTGAGGAAAGCCGTATTCCTTTGGAACGACGTCCCCTTAGATTAAGCGAGGTGCAAGGTTCTCAGGAGGCGTTCATAACTGGATCGGTGAAGGAGATTATGCCGGTGGTCCAGGTTGGAACGATCACCGTAGGTTC
Protein-coding regions in this window:
- the thrB gene encoding homoserine kinase, translating into MISVRVPATSANLGSGYDVAGLALTFYNEFHIRETLPVGSYRLEIVGEGAKEAQNPRTNGVILGYEAACREWGMTPPGLDLLSLNSIPFCRGLGSSSSAIVGGVMLANELRDIPVPKEDLLPIMVALEGHPDNVVPCCLGGMVISCWDGANLRYVRFPRESSSPAVVVAVPDVRVPTPQARTALPRTVSMEDAVFNLGRSALLAASWGTGQWDNLSWAMEDRLHQPFRSELFPGGREILEVLRESPECDGVAISGSGSTMLAFTRQSPETIAQSMRRIFAEAGVQSRFFVLDVDDDGAVIDRMSP
- a CDS encoding branched-chain amino acid aminotransferase, producing MKICYMDGVFMPFDQAVLPASDHIILRGIGVFDLVRTYDRRPMMMTYHLERLQRSALALGIQKSMSLEVMKSIVRDGIARVDGTGEVLACFYITGGDRFVDGCSFPQPRHFVTFEELSLPDEKLYAQGVRLFPLDRERLMPSAKSIDYSAALAKNSADPKALEVLYCPGGMITEAGHSSFFLVKDDIVITAPDDQVLAGTTRSLIIQLLEESRIPLERRPLRLSEVQGSQEAFITGSVKEIMPVVQVGTITVGSGIPGPVSARIRTLYRKNIPRWLE